From Acetobacteroides hydrogenigenes, one genomic window encodes:
- a CDS encoding bifunctional nuclease family protein has translation MQKVRLNVLGISYSQTQSGAYALVLSEEGGQRRIPIIIGGFEAQSIAIHLEGLTPPRPLTHDLFLSFSKSFNIELLEVNIYRLEDGVFYSQLVCFNGEREVVIDSRTSDAIALALRFKCPIFTTSDIVDRAGVYIEEEDVESEESSEDGGAFFEEHSSYDETEFEALNLESLNSMLKEAIELEDYERASHIRDEIQRRKNEEK, from the coding sequence ATGCAGAAGGTAAGGCTAAATGTACTCGGCATATCCTATAGTCAAACGCAATCAGGCGCTTATGCTTTGGTGCTTTCGGAGGAAGGCGGTCAGAGGCGCATTCCTATTATTATTGGAGGATTCGAGGCGCAGTCTATTGCAATTCATTTGGAAGGTCTAACACCACCACGTCCGCTTACCCATGATTTGTTTCTATCCTTTTCAAAATCATTCAACATAGAACTTCTTGAGGTAAACATATACCGTCTTGAAGATGGTGTGTTTTACTCGCAGCTGGTTTGCTTTAATGGCGAAAGGGAGGTTGTTATAGACTCTAGAACAAGTGATGCTATTGCTCTTGCTCTTCGCTTTAAATGCCCAATATTTACGACATCTGATATTGTTGATAGAGCTGGAGTATATATTGAGGAAGAGGATGTGGAGTCTGAAGAATCTTCTGAAGATGGAGGTGCCTTTTTTGAAGAACATTCAAGTTATGATGAGACCGAATTTGAGGCTCTGAATCTTGAATCTTTGAATAGTATGCTAAAGGAGGCCATAGAACTAGAAGATTATGAGAGAGCGTCTCATATTCGTGATGAAATCCAACGTAGGAAAAACGAAGAAAAGTAA
- a CDS encoding glycosyltransferase family 9 protein: MNSKPAKILVIRLSALGDVAMTIPVIHSLVKQHPNVEVTVISKPWVRPLFETLDVRFVGADIRKGRKGVADFFRFFFMLRRMENWDIVVDLHDVIFSKLLRKLFRLCGTPVVTIDKGRQDKKELVMYPNKKFRQLPTTFERYSDTLKRANLPVKVEFDTIFPTSIPLTKDIADILGNKEAKWIGIAPFAQHKGKVYPPEKMEQVVQYFSQRNDVKVILFGGGKAEVAALKEWEDKYENAVSVAGKIKLGQELLVMDKLDVMVSMDSANMHLASLTATPVVSIWGATHPYAGFYGWKQPIKNIIQLDLDCRPCSVYGNKECMWGDYRCMNSITPESIIKKIEEVIG, from the coding sequence ATGAATAGTAAACCTGCAAAAATCCTTGTAATCCGCCTATCGGCACTTGGCGATGTTGCAATGACAATACCTGTTATTCACTCTCTTGTAAAGCAGCACCCCAATGTCGAGGTTACCGTTATCTCAAAACCTTGGGTTAGGCCCCTCTTCGAGACGCTTGACGTCAGGTTCGTAGGCGCCGACATTCGTAAAGGTAGAAAAGGAGTCGCAGATTTCTTCCGCTTCTTTTTCATGCTGCGCAGAATGGAGAATTGGGATATCGTTGTCGACCTACACGATGTTATCTTCTCGAAGCTGCTCCGAAAGCTATTCCGCCTATGCGGAACCCCGGTTGTTACGATCGACAAGGGGCGTCAAGATAAGAAGGAGCTGGTTATGTACCCTAACAAGAAGTTCAGGCAGCTACCAACCACGTTTGAGCGCTACTCGGACACGCTAAAGCGGGCAAACCTTCCGGTAAAGGTTGAGTTCGACACCATTTTCCCAACAAGCATCCCCCTCACTAAGGATATTGCAGACATACTCGGCAACAAGGAAGCCAAATGGATTGGAATTGCCCCATTTGCCCAGCACAAGGGGAAGGTTTACCCTCCCGAAAAAATGGAACAGGTTGTTCAGTACTTCAGCCAACGAAATGACGTTAAGGTCATCCTCTTTGGAGGAGGAAAGGCCGAAGTTGCCGCTCTAAAAGAATGGGAAGATAAGTATGAGAATGCCGTCTCGGTAGCTGGCAAAATTAAGCTTGGCCAAGAGCTATTGGTCATGGACAAGCTAGACGTAATGGTATCCATGGACTCGGCCAACATGCACCTAGCTTCGCTTACCGCAACCCCCGTTGTTTCGATATGGGGAGCAACGCACCCCTATGCAGGCTTCTACGGATGGAAGCAACCGATAAAAAACATCATTCAGCTCGACCTTGACTGTCGTCCCTGCTCGGTATACGGCAATAAGGAGTGCATGTGGGGCGACTACCGCTGCATGAACAGCATAACCCCCGAAAGTATAATCAAGAAGATCGAAGAGGTAATTGGCTGA
- a CDS encoding DUF4286 family protein: MPGFIINTTFSVDKSVNQPWLEWIQKDFIPFVQNSGICKSHLLSRVMLQGGEEDYTYSLQVRISDPQQSLLYDSLCHTALEKQLPEMFPNTVYYFKTVLKIIE, translated from the coding sequence ATGCCAGGATTCATCATTAACACAACCTTTAGCGTCGACAAATCTGTCAATCAGCCGTGGCTCGAATGGATTCAGAAAGATTTTATCCCTTTTGTACAGAACTCTGGAATCTGCAAAAGCCATCTACTTAGTAGGGTAATGCTCCAAGGTGGAGAAGAAGATTACACCTATTCCCTCCAAGTTAGAATAAGCGATCCTCAACAAAGCCTTCTATACGACTCACTCTGCCATACTGCACTCGAAAAGCAACTCCCTGAAATGTTCCCTAACACAGTCTACTACTTTAAAACTGTTTTAAAAATCATCGAGTAG
- a CDS encoding DUF4254 domain-containing protein: protein MKFSALCNKLFDQCVENYHIADHVDSVFENPYEPQTIENILYLKNRIDAVQWHLEDIIRDPNIDPVEALALKRRIDKSNQDRTDLVEMIDSYFLEKYAHIKPLQDAVINTESPAWAIDRLSILALKIYHMQQEVNRTDTDAAHLEQCSNKLRILLEQRVDLSTAIDQLIDDIEAGRRYMKVYKQMKMYNDPSLNPVLYGKK from the coding sequence ATGAAATTTAGCGCTTTATGTAACAAGTTATTCGACCAGTGCGTTGAAAACTACCACATTGCAGACCATGTTGATAGCGTTTTTGAAAACCCGTATGAGCCTCAGACTATCGAAAACATCCTATACCTAAAGAATAGAATTGATGCGGTGCAGTGGCACTTGGAGGATATTATCCGTGATCCTAACATTGATCCCGTAGAAGCCCTTGCCTTAAAACGCAGAATTGACAAGTCGAACCAGGATCGTACCGATTTGGTTGAAATGATCGACAGCTATTTCCTTGAGAAGTACGCCCACATCAAACCGCTCCAAGATGCAGTAATCAATACAGAAAGCCCTGCTTGGGCCATCGACCGCCTATCGATTCTTGCACTTAAGATTTACCACATGCAGCAAGAGGTAAACCGTACCGATACCGATGCGGCACACCTAGAGCAATGCTCCAATAAGCTGAGAATACTACTCGAGCAAAGAGTAGACCTCTCAACCGCTATCGACCAGCTTATTGACGATATCGAAGCAGGCCGACGCTACATGAAGGTTTACAAGCAAATGAAGATGTACAACGACCCTTCGCTTAACCCAGTTCTTTACGGAAAGAAGTAG
- the greA gene encoding transcription elongation factor GreA: MSKVIYLTEEGYNKLKTELEHLKNVERPAIARQIAEARDKGDLSENAEYDAAKEAQGLLEMRIAKLEDTVANGRIIDESKIDTSTVQILNKVKIKNVKTNATMQYTLVSENEANIKEGKISTGTPIAKALLGKKVGDLVEVQIPAGLVSFEVLEISR; this comes from the coding sequence ATGTCTAAAGTGATATATCTTACAGAAGAAGGTTACAACAAGCTAAAAACAGAGCTTGAGCACCTAAAGAATGTAGAGCGCCCTGCCATAGCCCGCCAGATAGCAGAGGCTCGAGATAAAGGTGACCTTTCTGAAAATGCCGAATATGATGCCGCTAAAGAGGCTCAAGGCTTGCTCGAGATGCGTATTGCAAAGCTTGAGGATACCGTTGCCAACGGCCGTATTATCGACGAATCAAAAATAGATACCAGCACCGTACAAATACTGAATAAGGTCAAGATTAAAAATGTGAAGACCAACGCTACGATGCAGTACACCTTGGTATCGGAAAACGAGGCAAATATAAAGGAGGGTAAAATTTCTACGGGAACTCCCATCGCCAAAGCGCTGCTAGGAAAAAAGGTGGGCGATTTGGTTGAGGTGCAAATCCCTGCGGGTTTGGTTAGCTTCGAAGTTCTAGAAATTTCACGATAA
- a CDS encoding HAD family hydrolase has protein sequence MKYKAVVFDMDGVLIDSEPLHKQIEQEMLKELGVNLPHEEHIKFAGVGKEMWTILKEQYGYNRDISEEELHVEKRKRYLGQLTSRPIKPIEGVVELVKIAKKAGLKLAVASSSSTENINIVTKAIGIFTDMDIIVSGDDMPRTKPYPDIFIKTAELLKLHTNECLVIEDSSNGVKAAKMAGMYCVAFRNPNSGNQNLSLADKIVNNIQEIPELLA, from the coding sequence ATGAAGTATAAAGCTGTCGTTTTCGACATGGATGGTGTGCTAATTGATAGTGAACCTCTGCATAAGCAAATAGAGCAAGAAATGCTCAAAGAACTAGGCGTAAATCTTCCACATGAAGAGCATATCAAGTTTGCAGGCGTTGGCAAAGAAATGTGGACCATACTCAAAGAACAATACGGATATAATAGGGACATAAGCGAAGAAGAGTTGCACGTTGAAAAACGAAAACGCTACTTAGGACAGCTAACATCAAGACCTATTAAACCTATCGAAGGTGTTGTAGAGTTGGTTAAGATTGCAAAAAAAGCAGGTTTAAAGCTCGCTGTAGCCTCGTCATCATCTACAGAAAACATCAACATAGTAACCAAGGCTATAGGCATCTTCACGGATATGGACATTATTGTTAGTGGCGACGATATGCCACGAACAAAGCCCTATCCCGACATCTTCATAAAAACAGCCGAACTACTAAAACTACATACAAACGAATGCCTTGTAATTGAGGACTCATCTAATGGAGTAAAAGCAGCAAAAATGGCTGGCATGTACTGTGTTGCTTTTCGCAACCCCAATTCGGGAAACCAAAACCTAAGTCTAGCGGATAAAATCGTCAATAACATACAAGAGATTCCAGAATTGCTTGCTTAG
- a CDS encoding HIT family protein, whose protein sequence is MASIFTRIINGEIPCYKVAEDDRYYAFLDISPMAKGHTLVVPKVEVDYLFDLDPQVLAGMAIFAQKVAKGIEAAIPCKRVGVAVLGMEVPHAHIHLVPLNKESDLDFRREKLKLSPEEFQEIAKSIAESIK, encoded by the coding sequence ATGGCATCAATTTTTACTAGAATTATCAATGGCGAGATTCCTTGCTACAAGGTTGCCGAGGATGATCGTTACTATGCGTTCCTTGATATCTCGCCAATGGCTAAGGGGCATACGCTGGTAGTGCCTAAGGTGGAGGTTGACTATCTTTTCGACCTAGATCCCCAGGTTTTAGCGGGGATGGCCATTTTTGCTCAAAAGGTGGCGAAAGGTATTGAAGCTGCAATTCCTTGCAAACGGGTAGGTGTGGCGGTTTTAGGAATGGAGGTTCCTCATGCGCATATACACCTAGTACCGCTTAACAAGGAGTCCGATCTCGATTTTCGAAGAGAGAAGCTGAAGCTTTCTCCCGAAGAATTTCAGGAGATTGCCAAATCAATTGCTGAAAGTATTAAGTAA
- the rplU gene encoding 50S ribosomal protein L21, whose protein sequence is MYAIVEIAGQQFKVQKDQKLYVNRLKGDEGTQVSFDRVLLVDNDGQVKIGAPAVEGAKVNAKILSHLKGDKVIVFKKKRRKGYKKCNGHRSYLSQILVEDIIA, encoded by the coding sequence ATGTACGCAATCGTAGAAATCGCAGGACAGCAGTTCAAAGTACAAAAAGATCAGAAGCTTTATGTAAACCGTCTAAAGGGTGACGAAGGAACCCAAGTTAGCTTCGATCGTGTACTGCTAGTCGACAATGACGGACAGGTTAAGATTGGTGCACCTGCAGTAGAAGGCGCCAAAGTAAACGCTAAAATTCTCTCTCACCTTAAGGGCGATAAGGTTATCGTATTTAAGAAAAAGAGAAGAAAAGGTTACAAAAAATGCAACGGCCACCGTTCATACCTTTCTCAGATTTTAGTAGAAGACATTATTGCGTAA
- a CDS encoding DMT family transporter: MHNHSKSYLFAVLTILFWSTVASAFKIALKQATIPQVLFIASATSFIILGLILPFLGFKKVLKQSRQDLLRSAVLGFLNPFAYYIILFKAYSLLPAQVAQPLNQIWPLTLAFLAVPILNQKLPKSTLTSLIVCFTGVVIIASQGEVRIFNQSNPWGVALALSSSIVWSLYWLVNVKDNRHFAVKLFTNFGFSTAYLLILSSFQKDFYTFSIEGIFSSIYIGVFEMGISFLFWMKALELAKSAAKIGLMVYLVPFISLIFIHLIVGEQIRTTTLVGLSIVVLGLLYQQKDQLLKKE; this comes from the coding sequence ATGCACAACCACAGCAAGAGCTATCTTTTTGCGGTGCTCACCATTTTGTTTTGGAGCACCGTAGCCTCTGCCTTTAAAATAGCACTAAAGCAAGCAACAATACCTCAAGTTTTGTTTATTGCTTCAGCAACCTCGTTCATTATCCTTGGATTAATACTCCCATTCCTCGGATTTAAAAAAGTGCTAAAACAATCTCGTCAGGATTTACTACGATCAGCAGTTCTAGGATTCCTCAACCCGTTCGCCTACTACATCATTCTATTTAAGGCCTACTCCCTGCTTCCTGCTCAAGTAGCACAGCCTCTTAACCAGATATGGCCTTTAACTTTAGCCTTTCTCGCCGTTCCTATCCTCAACCAAAAACTTCCAAAGTCGACTCTCACCAGCCTAATTGTATGCTTTACTGGAGTCGTAATCATAGCTTCACAGGGAGAAGTTCGCATATTCAACCAGTCTAACCCATGGGGAGTAGCACTAGCGTTATCGAGTTCTATTGTTTGGTCGCTCTACTGGCTAGTTAACGTAAAAGATAACCGACACTTTGCCGTTAAGCTTTTCACCAATTTTGGGTTCTCGACAGCATATTTGCTAATACTATCTTCCTTTCAAAAAGACTTTTACACCTTCAGCATCGAGGGCATATTCAGCAGCATCTACATAGGTGTTTTTGAAATGGGAATTAGCTTTTTATTCTGGATGAAAGCCCTAGAGTTAGCCAAATCTGCAGCAAAAATTGGCTTAATGGTTTACCTCGTGCCGTTTATTTCTCTTATTTTCATACACCTCATTGTAGGAGAACAAATAAGAACAACAACACTAGTAGGATTAAGCATTGTCGTTTTAGGGTTGCTATACCAGCAAAAGGACCAACTATTAAAAAAGGAGTAA
- the ruvC gene encoding crossover junction endodeoxyribonuclease RuvC produces MLVNKEEKIILGIDPGTNLMGYGVISVKGQNVRLVCMGIIDLKKLGDHYIKLAKIFEKVTAIIDQYHPDELAIEAPFFGKNVQSMLKLGRAQGVAMAACLARQIPIFEYSPRKVKMAITGQGASSKEQVAAMLKNILKEKELPQSTFDATDALGIAVCHFFQSNKPDSEKSFNSWADFISKNPARLKK; encoded by the coding sequence ATCTTGGTGAATAAGGAAGAAAAAATAATACTCGGGATTGACCCTGGAACAAATCTGATGGGTTACGGAGTCATTTCGGTAAAAGGCCAAAATGTACGGTTGGTATGCATGGGCATAATCGATCTGAAAAAGTTGGGCGATCACTACATAAAGCTGGCAAAAATATTTGAAAAGGTAACCGCAATAATAGACCAGTACCATCCAGATGAGCTTGCCATTGAGGCTCCCTTTTTCGGCAAGAATGTTCAATCTATGCTTAAGCTGGGAAGAGCGCAAGGGGTTGCGATGGCGGCTTGCCTTGCTCGTCAAATTCCTATTTTTGAGTATTCGCCCCGAAAAGTTAAGATGGCCATTACAGGGCAAGGTGCATCGTCGAAGGAGCAGGTTGCTGCAATGCTAAAAAACATCCTCAAAGAAAAGGAGCTACCACAATCGACGTTCGACGCAACCGACGCCCTTGGAATTGCCGTATGCCACTTTTTCCAATCGAACAAACCCGATAGCGAAAAATCATTCAACAGCTGGGCCGATTTCATCAGCAAAAATCCAGCACGATTGAAAAAGTAA
- the serS gene encoding serine--tRNA ligase: MLTLKQIREDKDLAIKRLAVKGFDSSAIIDEIIALDDERKAIQAKVDADLAEMNNISRQIGVMFSQGKQLEANTLKQKTLDMKEATKVLQVRLSEVEQLLEQKIVLLPNFPSELVPEGKSASDNVVVRQSDNIPNLDKATALPHWELAKKYDIIDFELGVKLTGAGFPVYKGQGARLQRALISFFLDENTSAGYTEVMPPLMVNEASGFGTGQLPDKEGQMYHATVDNFYLIPTAEVPVTNIFRDVILNSKELPIKMTAYTPCFRREAGSYGKDVRGLNRLHQFDKVEIVQIAHPNESYKTLDGMVAHVENIVKKLGLPYRILRLCGGDMSFTSALTYDFEVYSAAQERWLEVSSVSNFEGFQANRLKLRFKEDGEKKTQLAHTLNGSSLALPRIVAALLENNQTEKGIHIPEVLQPYTGFEYIC, from the coding sequence ATGCTAACCCTCAAGCAAATTAGAGAAGATAAGGATCTAGCCATTAAACGCCTTGCCGTTAAAGGCTTTGATTCTTCTGCAATTATCGATGAGATTATTGCACTGGACGATGAACGCAAGGCCATTCAGGCAAAGGTTGATGCCGACCTTGCTGAGATGAACAACATATCGCGCCAAATTGGGGTAATGTTCAGTCAAGGTAAACAGCTAGAAGCCAACACCCTTAAACAGAAAACCCTTGACATGAAAGAGGCTACCAAAGTTTTGCAGGTAAGGCTATCGGAAGTAGAGCAACTACTAGAACAGAAGATTGTGCTATTACCCAACTTCCCTAGCGAACTGGTACCCGAAGGCAAATCGGCATCAGACAATGTTGTAGTACGCCAAAGCGACAACATCCCTAATCTAGATAAGGCTACGGCACTACCTCACTGGGAACTTGCAAAAAAATACGACATCATCGATTTTGAACTCGGTGTTAAGCTAACTGGAGCAGGATTCCCTGTATACAAAGGTCAAGGAGCAAGACTACAAAGAGCGCTAATATCCTTCTTCCTTGACGAGAATACCTCAGCAGGATACACCGAAGTAATGCCTCCGCTTATGGTAAATGAAGCATCAGGCTTTGGGACGGGTCAACTTCCCGACAAAGAAGGGCAAATGTACCACGCCACTGTTGACAACTTCTACCTCATCCCAACCGCAGAGGTTCCTGTAACGAATATTTTTCGCGACGTAATCCTAAACAGCAAGGAGCTGCCTATAAAGATGACGGCTTACACACCCTGCTTCCGTCGCGAAGCAGGATCTTACGGCAAAGACGTCCGAGGACTTAACCGTCTTCACCAATTCGACAAGGTTGAGATCGTTCAGATTGCCCACCCCAACGAGTCGTACAAAACACTCGACGGAATGGTTGCCCACGTGGAAAACATTGTAAAGAAACTAGGCCTACCTTACCGCATTCTTAGGCTTTGCGGTGGAGACATGAGCTTTACCTCCGCCCTAACCTACGACTTCGAGGTTTACTCTGCAGCACAAGAGCGTTGGCTAGAAGTTTCATCCGTTTCAAACTTCGAAGGGTTTCAAGCCAATCGTCTTAAGCTTCGCTTTAAGGAGGATGGAGAAAAGAAGACACAGCTTGCGCACACTCTCAATGGCAGTTCGCTAGCCTTACCCCGTATTGTTGCGGCGCTACTCGAGAACAACCAAACTGAAAAAGGAATTCATATCCCTGAAGTGCTTCAACCATATACTGGATTTGAGTACATTTGCTAA
- the rpmA gene encoding 50S ribosomal protein L27 gives MAHKKGVGSSKNGRESESKRLGLKLFGGQTAKAGNIIVRQRGTKHNPGLNVGMGKDHTLFALVDGVVSFRKKNNKSFVNVEPISAE, from the coding sequence ATGGCTCACAAAAAAGGTGTCGGTAGTTCCAAGAACGGTAGAGAATCGGAAAGTAAACGACTAGGTCTTAAACTTTTCGGAGGTCAAACTGCAAAGGCTGGAAACATCATCGTGCGTCAAAGAGGCACCAAGCACAACCCAGGCCTTAACGTAGGTATGGGTAAGGATCACACCCTATTTGCGCTTGTTGATGGTGTTGTTTCTTTCAGAAAGAAGAACAACAAGTCTTTTGTAAACGTAGAGCCTATTTCAGCCGAGTAG